A stretch of the Streptomyces venezuelae genome encodes the following:
- the mtrA gene encoding two-component system response regulator MtrA, with protein MMSTMKGRVLVVDDDTALAEMLGIVLRGEGFEPSFVADGDKALAAFREAKPDLVLLDLMLPGRDGIEVCRLIRAESGVPIVMLTAKSDTVDVVVGLESGADDYIVKPFKPKELVARIRARLRRSEEPAPEQLAIGDLVIDVAGHSVKRDGASIALTPLEFDLLVALARKPWQVFTREVLLEQVWGYRHAADTRLVNVHVQRLRSKVEKDPERPEIVVTVRGVGYKAGPS; from the coding sequence ATGATGTCAACCATGAAGGGACGCGTCCTTGTCGTCGACGACGACACCGCGCTGGCCGAGATGCTCGGCATTGTGCTGCGTGGAGAAGGTTTCGAGCCGTCGTTCGTCGCGGACGGCGACAAGGCCCTGGCTGCCTTTCGCGAGGCCAAGCCGGACCTGGTGCTGCTGGATCTCATGTTGCCCGGAAGGGACGGCATAGAGGTCTGTCGGCTGATCCGCGCCGAATCAGGCGTGCCAATTGTCATGCTCACCGCCAAGAGCGACACGGTCGACGTGGTGGTGGGCCTGGAGTCGGGGGCCGACGACTACATCGTCAAGCCGTTCAAGCCCAAGGAGCTGGTCGCCCGTATCCGGGCCCGACTGCGGCGCTCCGAGGAGCCCGCGCCCGAGCAGCTGGCCATCGGTGACCTGGTCATCGACGTGGCCGGGCACTCGGTCAAGCGGGACGGGGCATCGATCGCGCTGACCCCGCTGGAGTTCGACCTGCTGGTCGCCCTCGCCCGCAAGCCCTGGCAGGTGTTCACCCGCGAGGTGCTGCTGGAGCAGGTCTGGGGCTACCGGCACGCGGCCGACACCCGGCTGGTCAACGTGCACGTGCAGCGGCTGCGCTCCAAGGTCGAGAAGGACCCGGAGCGCCCCGAGATCGTGGTGACGGTCCGCGGCGTGGGCTACAAGGCCGGACCGAGCTGA